The genomic interval AGATTTCGAAGTCCCTCATGAGCTGAGAAACGGTGCAAAATGATCACAGTACAGCCACATCCAAAGAGAATGAGATACACAATCAGATGGGTGCTGCATGTTTTTATAGCCTTGCTCTTCAGTGTGCTGTTTCGATTTTTTAGACAAACCTGTGCGATCTTTAGATAAGTCAGACTGATCGACGATACCGAGATAATCCAAAACACGACAGTGATAAATAAACCAACGATCTGATTTAAAGACACATCCTCACAAGAAAGTTTAAACAGAGAAGGATTGTCACAGTAGGGATTTGATATCGTTGAAGTACAATGAGAGAGCCTTATTGAGAGGGCCAATATGATGAAGACCTTGACAATAGCAGTCACCCATGCTGTTACAGACAGACCTACAACCATTTTGTTAGTCATTATGGTGTGGTATTGTAACGGCTCGCATATGGCCACGTACCTGTCGTAAGCCATGATTATTAATATAGTGTGGGAATTTGTGCTCAATGTGTGAACCCCAAAGGCTTGAATTACACAAGCGGCATAGCTGATATACCTGTCAGATTCCACCAAGATGTATTTGAGTAAACCAGGAAGTACAACGGTAGCATTGAGTGCATCATTCACAGGGAGGTTACAGAAGAGAAGGTACATTGGTTTGTGAAGAGATTTCTGCATTGCTAtcatcatgacaatgccaaTGTTCGATACCATAATGAACACATAGATCAGGAAAAGAAGAACGAACACCGGATAAGCGGAGTAAGGTGTGATCCGCAATCCTTCAATCCTGAGGATCTCGTATCTGTATGATCTGTTTTCCATCGCCTCCTACAAGCCTGTACAAAACAAACA from Ictalurus furcatus strain D&B chromosome 18, Billie_1.0, whole genome shotgun sequence carries:
- the LOC128622357 gene encoding olfactory receptor 52N5-like, whose amino-acid sequence is MENRSYRYEILRIEGLRITPYSAYPVFVLLFLIYVFIMVSNIGIVMMIAMQKSLHKPMYLLFCNLPVNDALNATVVLPGLLKYILVESDRYISYAACVIQAFGVHTLSTNSHTILIIMAYDRYVAICEPLQYHTIMTNKMVVGLSVTAWVTAIVKVFIILALSIRLSHCTSTISNPYCDNPSLFKLSCEDVSLNQIVGLFITVVFWIISVSSISLTYLKIAQVCLKNRNSTLKSKAIKTCSTHLIVYLILFGCGCTVIILHRFSAHEGLRNLASVLLYVIPPSLNPVIYGLQTKEIRQGIEQMFLRRKVLPG